Proteins encoded by one window of Manihot esculenta cultivar AM560-2 chromosome 10, M.esculenta_v8, whole genome shotgun sequence:
- the LOC110623858 gene encoding expansin-A13 has product MRVVQILRLPCSWLSFQKKEMSPAPPLNLIHSLLLLLFFFSFSLLATSHTSSSSSSPSLHSTSLSDWQPAHATYYAASDPRDTVGGACGYGDLGKAGYGKATVGLSEALFERGQICGACFELRCVEDLRWCIPGTSVIVTVTNFCAPNYGFTSDGGGHCNPPNKHFVLPIESYEKIAIWKAGNMPIQYRRIKCRKDGGIRFTISGSSIFISVMISNVAGAGDITAMKIKGSRTGWLQMGRNWGQNWHINADLKNQPLSFEVTNSDGITITSYNVAPKGWSFGQSFEGKQFET; this is encoded by the exons ATGAGGGTAGTTCAAATTTTGCGGTTGCCATGTTCATGGTTATCATTTCAGAAGAAAGAAATGTCACCAGCACCTCCTCTTAACCTCATTCACTCTCTCTTGCttcttttattcttcttctcATTTTCATTATTAGCCACTTCCcacacctcctcctcctcctcctctcctTCACTCCACTCGACCTCCCTCTCTGATTGGCAACCTGCACATGCCACATACTATGCTGCTTCTGACCCCCGTGACACTGTTGGTGGAGCCTGTGGTTATGGAGATTTAGGGAAAGCAGGGTATGGCAAGGCCACGGTGGGGCTTAGTGAGGCTTTGTTTGAGCGGGGCCAGATCTGTGGTGCATGCTTTGAGTTGCGATGTGTGGAGGACTTGCGGTGGTGCATCCCTGGCACTTCTGTCATTGTGACGGTTACTAATTTCTGTGCTCCCAATTATGGATTCACTTCTGATGGTGGAGGCCACTGTAACCCGCCAAACAAACATTTTGTGCTTCCCATTGAGTCCTATGAGAAGATTGCCATATGGAAGGCTGGTAACATGCCTATACAGTACCGGAG AATCAAATGCAGAAAGGATGGAGGAATTCGCTTTACTATCTCGGGATCCAGCATCTTCATTTCGGTGATGATCAGCAATGTTGCAGGTGCAGGTGATATAACCGCAATGAAGATTAAAGGTTCAAGAACAGGTTGGCTTCAAATGGGTAGAAACTGGGGACAGAACTGGCATATAAATGCTGATTTAAAGAATCAACCTCTTTCATTTGAGGTGACTAATAGTGATGGAATCACAATTACCTCTTACAATGTGGCTCCCAAGGGTTGGAGCTTTGGGCAGAGTTTTGAAGGCAAGCAATTTGAGACTTAG
- the LOC110624167 gene encoding uncharacterized protein LOC110624167 gives MSREGNKEGMEQGRVSGDSRREERMDVRRRDVGVQVNMDEERMGNSEDDVQTKDSQTSRSGEVEPSILSTAAKREQKKGRGRRKAKKDRLWQGRKASLGYGVGSSSGRGRVKCVSCGRPHKGVCLARTTACFTCGQEGHFARDCPTSPRVEQAQRFATRNVGQASHQGRRGADTADTVMPGMLTCSCSVVL, from the coding sequence ATGTCGCGAGAGGGAAACAAAGAAGGAATGGAGCAAGGAAGAGTGTCCGGAGACAGCAGGCGAGAAGAGAGGATGGATGTGCGAAGGAGGGATGTAGGTgtgcaagtgaatatggatgaagaaAGGATGGGCAACTCGGAAGATGATGTGCAGACGAAGGATTCTCAGACCTCAAGGTCAGGAGAAGTTGAGCCCTCCATTCTGAGCACAGCTGCAAAACGAGAGCAAAAGAAGGGTAGAGGCCGTCGAAAGGCGAAGAAAGACAGGTTGTGGCAGGGACGAAAGGCTAGTCTGGGGTATGGTGTTGGTTCAAGTTCTGGTAGAGGGAGAGTCAAATGTGTGAGCTGTGGAAGGCCGCATAAGGGAGTGTGTCTTGCacggacaacagcatgtttcacgtGTGGACAAGAAGGGCACTTTGCGCGTGACTGTCCTACTTCGCCCAGGGTGGAACAAGCCCAGCGGTTCGCTACCAGGAATGTAGGTCAGGCCAGTCACCAGGGACGTAGAGGAGCAGACACAGCGGACACAgtgatgccaggtatgctcacttgttCCTGTTCTGTTGTTTTGTGA